ACACATTCACTCAAAATTTATTAATGGGCTTCGCAAAACAACAAAAGAAATGATGGACGTTGTAGAGATGGTACTCGGTGGGAAAGTGAATACATCACTTGTGTTTCAATTACAACAAGCAGGTTCTAAGGCGATTGGATTAAGTGGAGTGGATGGGTTTCTTTTAGAAACGGAAGCAAAAAACATGGGATTATTTGGGTACGTTGGGGAAGTAAAAAAAGTTCATACTCGCGTCATTACCGACGTAATTGAAGCAGGGTATATCCCAGTCATCGCGCCAATAGGCATTAATAAAAATGGGGAACGTTTTAATATTAATGCAGATAGTGCAGCAAGTGCCGTAGCGAACGCATTAAAAGCACAGAGACTTATTTTTGTGACAGATGTACCAGGGATTTTAAAAGATGGAATGTTACTAGAAGAATTAACAGAACAAGAAGTAAAAAGTTTAATAGAAGACGAAACGATTACAGGTGGAATGATTCCAAAAGTAGAAGCTGCTTTACGTAGTTTAGAAGAAGACGTACAAGAAGTAATGATTGTAGATGGAAAGCAAACGAACAGTGTACAAGACGGACAATTATCAGGAACAAAAATTAAAAAAGTAATGGAGGTTATTTAACGTGAGTGCATTATTCCCAACATATAACCGGTGGAATATTGAAGTAAGCCATGCGAAAGGTACAAAATTGTATGATACAGACGGAAAGGAATATTTAGATTTTGTTAGTGGGATTGCAGTTTGTAATTTAGGACACTGTCATCCAAAAGTAACAAAAGCAGTTGAAGAACAACTGCATAAAATTTGGCATGCATCTAACTTATTTCATGTGCCAATTCAAGAAGAAGTTGCACAACTACTCGTACAAAATAGTGCTGGTGACTATGTATTTTTCTGTAATAGTGGAGCAGAAGCGAATGAAGCTGCAATTAAATTAGCTCGTAAACATACACAAAAAACAAAAATTATTACCTTCTATCAATCATTTCACGGTCGAACATTTGCGACAATGGCTGCAACAGGTCAAGAAAAGATTCAAAAAGGGTTCGGACCGCTATTAGAGAAATTTGAATATTTGCCATATAACGATATCGAAGCACTTCAAAATGCTGATTTATCAGATGTAGCGGCTATTATGTTAGAAGTGATTCAAGGAGAAGGTGGCGTTCATCCAGCAACCGAATCCTTTATCGAGCAAGTGAAAGAAGTTTGTGAGAACAATGATTGTTTATTAATGGTGGATGAAGTACAAACAGGAATCGGACGGACAGGAAAACCATTTGCACATCAACATTTCGGGATAGAACCAGACATTTTTACAACCGCAAAAGGGCTTGGAAATGGTCTTCCGGTAGGAGCGATGATTGGGAAAGCTCATTTAAAAGAAGCATTTGGAGCAGGAAGCCACGGATCGACTTTTGGTGGAAACCCCGTTGCAATGGCAGCAGCAAAAGCAACGTTAGAAGAAATTTTTCAGCCAGCATTTTTACAAGATGTAGAAGAAAAAGGACATTTTTTTAAAGAACAACTACAAACAGCACTTGTATCTTCTAGTAGAGTAAAAGAAGTTCGTGGAAAAGGACTTATTTTAGGTATTGAATGTGAAGATGCAGTGGGTGATGTTATTTTACAACTACAAAAAGAAGGGTTGCTCGTATTAGTAGCAGGACCAAATGTTATCCGGTTATTGCCACCATTAATTGTTTCAAAAGAAGAAATTGAAATTGCTGTAAAAAAACTTGCAAATGTTTTAAAATAACGAGATAATATACGAAAGAGAGCATAAAAATACACTCTAAAAAATAAATCTTCCTTCGGCGGCTTTTTTACGATCACCGCTACGAATGATAAGGCCTTTTTAGCCTAATGATACCCTCCACTGAACGATGTAAATCATATCTATGAATGGAAAGTGGGGGGTATTATTGACGGAAGATAAGAATAAATATACAGATTATTAATGGGGAGTGGAAAGATGAAAGGATTTTTATCATTAGCATCAGGAGAAACGTTTGAGGGAACCATCCATCACTTAAAAGAAGAGCAAACGGGTGAATTAGTCGTTTATACAGGTATGAGTGGGTTCCAAGAAGTGATGACGAATCCTGCTTATGCAGGTAAATTGGTCGTTTTTTCATATCCTTTCATCGGACGATGCGGGATTAATGAAGTAAGCGGTGAAAGCGATGAGATTCAAGTAGATGGCGTTATTATGCACGAAGTAAGTGAAAATGCATACCATTATGAAGCAACGAAAACAGTGCGCGATTATTTAGAAGAAAATCAAATTCCATATATGACAAATGTAGATACACGCTCTATCGTCAAAACAATGACCAAAACAGGGGTTCAAACGGCATCAATGAGTGAAAGGAAAAATCCACCGCTCATACAAAAAGAAAAGAAGCATTTTTCCACACCATATACGCAAATTGGGGATGGTTCTATTCATCTAGCGGTTATTGATTTTGGTATTTCCCGTTCGTCTTTACAACTTTTACAACAAGAAAACGTGACGTTAACATTTGTAAAAGCAAACAATGCCCTACAAACAATTCAACGTTTACCAATTGATGGTGTTATGTTTACGAACGGAAGTAGCGAAAGAATACATCCTACCATTCAAAAAGAAGAAATCAAACAGTTGGTGCAAGCGTATCCGACTTTAGCGTTAGGATTAGGGCTACAAGTCATTCTTGAAGCATTCGGCAGTTCGTTTCATCCGCTTCCTTTTGGGCACTTCGGAAATAATTACCCGATGATTGATGAAAAAACAGAAAAAGTGTATATAACATCTCAACACCATTTATACACGTTAGATGAATCAACATTACCAGAATCATTTACGGTACGTTTTCGAAATGGAAACGATCAATCGATAGAAGGGGTAGAGCATGATATGTATTCTTTTCTAGGATTACAATGTCCTATTCAGTCATCTATCCTTTCTGTGATTCAATCATTTATTTTATCGTTACAGGCGAAAGAGGAGGAATGACACGATGCCAAAAGATAATCGGATACAATCTGTCCTTGTGATTGGAAGTGGCCCTATCGTAATCGGGCAAGCAGCAGAGTTTGATTATGCGGGAACGCAAGCATGTATGACATTAAAAGAAGAAGGAATTCGTGTCATTTTAATTAATAATAATCCGGCAACAATCATGACAGACGACACATTTAGTGATGTTGTGTATTTTGAACCGTTGACGGTTGAAAATATTGAAAAAATTATTCAAAAAGAGCGTCCTGATGGTCTATTAGCATCTTTAGGCGGACAGACAGGATTAAATTTAGCATTAGCACTAGATAAGCAAGGTATTTTAGATAAATATGGCGTGCGTTTATTAGGAACGTCGATTGAGGCCATTATTAAAGGGGAAGACCGTGAAGTGTTTCGTTCGTTAATGTATGAATTGAATGAACCAGTTCCGGAAAGTGAAATTGTCTCATCTGTAGAAGAAGCAGTAGCTTTTAGTGAACGGGTTGGGTTCCCTATTATTATTCGACCGGCGTACACGCTAGGTGGTTCTGGCGGTGGAATCGTGTATTCGAAAGATGAGTTGATGGCAACCGTAAAATTCGGTTTAGAATTAAGTCCGATTCATCAATGTTTAATTGAAATGAGCATCGCTGGATATAAAGAAATTGAATATGAAATGATGCGAGATGCAAACGATACGTGTATTGCGATTTGTAATATGGAAAACGTCGATCCAGTAGGAGTACATACAGGTGATTCCATCGTTGTAGCTCCGACCATGACGTTAACACACGAAGAAAATAAGATGCTTCATGAAGCATCCGTCAAAATTATTCGAGCATTGGGGATTATTGGTGGATGTAATATCCAATTTGCTCTTCATCCAGAAAGTAAACAATATTATTTAATTGAAGTAAATCCTCGTGTTAGCCGTTCGAGTGCGTTAGCTTCGAAAGCAACCGGTTATCCAATTGCAAAAATGACAACAAAATTAGCGCTTGGCTATCGATTAGATGAAGTCGTAAACCCTGTAACAGGTTATACGTATGCTGCTTTTGAACCAGCGATTGATTATATTGTGGTCAAGTTTCCACGCTTCCCATTTGATAAATTCCGAGAAGCAGACCGAACACTCGGTACGCAAATGAAAGCTACCGGTGAAGTGATGGCTATTGGGTCTAATTTAACGGGAGCATTTCAAAAAGCAATCCGTTCTTTAGAACTAAAAACCGAGAGTTTTTATTTAAAAGAATTGCAAGATTGGTCGTATGAAGCACTTTGGACAGCGGTAAAACATATTGATGATCGTCGTTTCTTTGCCATTTTAGAATTGTTAAAACGAGGCGAAACAACTGGAAATATTCATCAAGAAACGAAAATTAATTATTTATATTTAGATGCGTTGCATCACCTTGTTCAATTAGAAACAGAAATTCAGACGAAAGACTGGCAAACGATTTCAAAAGAAGTATTTCAGTCGTATAAAGAAAATGGATTTACTGATGTGCAATTAGCAAACTTATGGGGAGTAACGGAGCAAGAAGTGACAAAAAAACGAAAATCTCTCGGCATTATCCCTTCCTATAAAATGGTGGACACTTGTGCGGGAGAATTTACAGCAGAAACACCTTATTTTTACTCTACTTGGAGTGGAGAAAATGAAGCGATTCCAAGTAATAAGAAAAAAGTAGTGATTTTAGGAAGCGGTCCGATCCGTATCGGGCAAGGAATTGAATTTGATTATTGTTCTGTTCATGGCGTTTTTGCGTTAAAACAAGCAGGATATGAAACCATTATGATTAATAATAATCCAGAAACCGTAAGTACGGATTACGTGATTAGCGACCGATTATATTTTGAACCATTAACGATTGAAGATGTGATGGCGATTATTGCATTAGAACAGCCAGAAGGCGTCATCGTTCAATTTGGTGGTCAAACCGCTATTTCTTTAGCAGAACAATTAGAAAAGCGTGGAGTAGCATTATTTGGAACAAAAAGTGCGACCATTGATATGTTAGAAGACCGAGATTTATTTTATCAATTTTTAAATAAAATCAATTTGCCGCATATTCCAGGAAAAATCGGATTAGATGAACAAGATGTATTCATAAAAGCAGAAGAAATCGGGTATCCAGTACTTGTCCGTCCATCGTTTGTAATTGGTGGGCAAGGAATGGCAGTATTAAAAGATGCAGCTGCGATAAAAAATTATTTGCATAAGCAACAGCATGATGGATTATTCCCTATCTTAATTGATGCATATTATCCTGGAAAAGAAATCGAAGTAGATTGTATTACCGACGGACAAACGATTCATATTCCAGCGCTTATTGAACACATTGAACGTGCTGGGGTGCATTCTGGGGACAGTATGGCGTTTATTCCAGCGCAAACATTAACAGAAAAAGAGAAACGAAAAGTATATGCTTACACGAAAAAAATTGCACACAACATGGATTTTAAAGGCTTATTTAATATTCAATTCGTCATTTATCAAGAGGAATTATACGTATTAGAAATTAATCCACGGGCATCAAGAACGGTTCCTGTCCTTAGTAAAATAACCGGCCAACCACTTGTAAAATGGGCCATCAATTGTTTATTAAATAGACCATTACAACCAGTAGAACAAGTTGAATGTAACATGATTACTGTAAAAGCGCCCATTTTTTCTACCTTAAAATTAAAAGGGCTCGATCCATTGCTTGGACCAGAAATGAAATCTACTGGGGAATTAATGGCGATGGCCAAAACGAAAGAAGAAGCATTGCATAAAGTATTTTCTTGGAGCGAGCAACAAAAGCTATCCCTTTATGAAAAAAGCGGGGAATTGTTGATTGATCCAACATCAATAGAAACAGCGCAACTGAAAGAAATAATCGAGGTATGTATAAAAGCACATATTACACCAGTAGTGACGGAATCAATTGCGTTAGAAATACCGGTAAAACGGGTAGAATCTTTTGTACAATGGGTAAATAGCGAGCAGGCATTAGCAGTCTTTAGTATTGCAAATACGGAGTCTAGTAAAAAGCAACGTGTAAAAGCCCTAAGTTTAAATAAGTCTGTCTTTACAGAATGGCCAACGTTACTAGCAGCCATCACTGGCGCACGTGTACAGCATCAAACGGTTACACCAATTCAAGAATGGTTAAATGAATCAAAGAAAGAAGTGATTAAACAATGAGTTATGTAGAAAAAGCGAAAAAAATTGGATTAACAAATAAAGATTGTTTAGCGATGACAGATTTATCGAAAGAACAAATTATTCAACTTGTAGAATTAGCAATAGACTTAAAAAAAATCAAGGCTTCTGGGGAAGTAATAGAGCCTTTAAAAGGGAAAACATTAGGCATGATTTTTGAAAAATCATCAACAAGAACGCGTGTTTCTTTCGAAGCAGGTATGACGCAATTAGGTGGCCATGCACTATTTTTAAGTTCGAATGATTTACAAATTGGTCGCGGTGAAACGATTGCTGATACAGCACACGTATTAAGTGAATTTATTGATGCGATTATGATTCGTACATTTAAACACGAAACAGTGGAAGAAATAGCAGAACACGCTTCTATTCCTGTTATTAACGGCTTAACAGACCTTTCACATCCTTGCCAAGTGTTAGCTGATTTACAAACCATTTATGAACATAAAGGAACGTTTGAAAATATAACACTTGCATACGTAGGAGACGGCAATAATAATATGGCGAACTCGTTGTTAGTAGGTGCTGCAAAAGTGGGGATAAATTGCACGATTGTAACGCATCCAAAATATGAGCCAGAAGCATTTGTGCTTGAAACTGCTCAAGCGATTGCAGCAGAAACAGGCGCTGTGTTAAAAGTGGTAAATGACCCTGTAGAAGGCGTAAAAGATGCTGATTTTATTTATACAGACGTGTGGACGAGTATGGGCTTTGAAGACGAAGCAAAAGTTCGTTTAGAAAAATTAATGCCATATCAAGTGAATACGGAATTAGTATCGCATGCAAAAGACGATTATTTATTTTTACACTGCTTGCCAGCTCATCGCGGCGAAGAAGTAACGGCGGATGTAATTGATGACGAAAAACATTCAGTTGTGTTCCAAGAAGCAGGAAACCGTCTACATGCACAAAAAGCATTGTTATTAGCGTTACTAGCGTAAATAAAATAAAAACGACCATTCCACTCGAAAAGAGGGAAATGGTCGTTTTTTTATGTGTATTATAAGAAAATAAGAACGAGCGGACCCACGATAAAACAATAGATTGCAAAATATTTCAAATTACCACGTTCCATAATCCCCATAAACCATTTTAATGAGAAGTAAGAAGCGATTAAAGAAGCGACAAATGCGATAAGATAAGGAATAGCTAATGTACTTAATTGAGGGTCTGTGATCATATCTTTTCCTTCTAAAATCATCGCCCCCACGCTAACAGGGATATAGAGTAAAAATGAAAAGCGAAGCGCTGTTTCTTGTTTCATTCCTAGTGCCATTGAAGCAACGATTGTCGCACCAGAACGGCTAATACCTGGAATTAATGCGATTGCTTGGGCAAATCCGACAATAATAGCATCTTTGACGGATAAATTTTGGTCGCCTTTTCGTCCACGTAAGTTTCGAATGAGCCACAACGCAAGTCCCGTAATCATTAAGGTTACTCCAATAATGTGAATACCTTTTAGTTTTCCTGAAATAAAATCATTGAATAATAACCCAATCACAGCTGCTGGAATCGTAGCAATAATTAAATATACAATGAACATAAAATCAGCTTTCGTTTCTTCTGTACGTTTTTTATTCATGAAATGATTCCAACCATTGATGATTAATCGAAGTAGATCACTTCGATAAATAATTAAAATAGCAATAAGAGACGCTGTATTAACGAGCACTTCAAAGCTCAGTCCTGGATTTTCGATTTGAAAAATCTCTTGGGCAATGACTAAATGCCCGCTAGAAGAAATCGGAATCGGTTCTGTAAAACCTTGTAATAGACCTAAAAATAAGTAAATCAAAATATTCTCTAACATATGTACCTCCTTGAATAACCAATCACACTATCTATATTACTTGTTATATAGTAAAAGTTTAAGGGGGTTTTTGTAAAAAAGTAAGGAGTTTTCCTTTAATCATGGAAGGGAAAAGAAAGATGAAAGGAATAAATGAAGGTAAAAGAAAGTCAAAAATAGGTGAAAAACAAAGAAAATAATAGATATTAAGAGTATAAGAGAGGTAAAATTATTTTTTGACCAATTTTGACTATTGATAAAACCATACGTTTTTTTCATAATAATGATACAAGGTCAAAGATGGTCAAAGGAGGGGGAAACGTGGAGTTTCAAGATTATTACGCTATCTTAGGTGTTTCGAAACAGGCAACGACACAAGAAATTAAAAAAGCATACCGAAAATTAGCGAAAAAATATCATCCTGATTTGAACAAAGAACCAGGTGCAAGTGAAAAGTTTAAACAAATAAACGAAGCATATGAAGTGTTAAGCGATGAAGAGAAACGGAAACGGTACGACGAATTAGGAGATAATTGGGGAAATTACCAAGGATACAACTCCTCTCCTTTTGGCAATTCGTATCGGACATATTCAACGGGAGATTCATCGTTTAGTGATTTTTTTGATACATTTTTTAAAGATGTTTTTTCCAGTAGTCAAACAAACCCTTTTGAAGAATTTGAATCACGCTCTTCTTATCAAGAAAACTTAGCAGATGAGCAATTAACTTTATTTCTCACACTTGAACAAGTGTATCGCGGCGATAAAGTGATGGTTCGGATGCCAAATGGGGAACGTTTACATGTTAAGATTCCAAAGGGAATCAAGGAAGGGAAAAAAATTCGTATTCCAAACAAAGGAACACGTGGACAAGATGTCTATTTAAAAATTGTGTATCAACCACATCCATACTTTCAAGTAGACGGTGACAATTTAACCGCTCATTTAGTCATTGCTCCGCATCAAGCAGCTTTAGGAGCACAAGGATCTGTTCCATTGCTAAATGG
The genomic region above belongs to Massilibacterium senegalense and contains:
- the argB gene encoding acetylglutamate kinase, with protein sequence MNKMIVVKCGGSTLDELSPSFFKGIHLLKEQGYQPIIVHGGGPAIKRMLDTLHIHSKFINGLRKTTKEMMDVVEMVLGGKVNTSLVFQLQQAGSKAIGLSGVDGFLLETEAKNMGLFGYVGEVKKVHTRVITDVIEAGYIPVIAPIGINKNGERFNINADSAASAVANALKAQRLIFVTDVPGILKDGMLLEELTEQEVKSLIEDETITGGMIPKVEAALRSLEEDVQEVMIVDGKQTNSVQDGQLSGTKIKKVMEVI
- a CDS encoding acetylornithine transaminase, with protein sequence MSALFPTYNRWNIEVSHAKGTKLYDTDGKEYLDFVSGIAVCNLGHCHPKVTKAVEEQLHKIWHASNLFHVPIQEEVAQLLVQNSAGDYVFFCNSGAEANEAAIKLARKHTQKTKIITFYQSFHGRTFATMAATGQEKIQKGFGPLLEKFEYLPYNDIEALQNADLSDVAAIMLEVIQGEGGVHPATESFIEQVKEVCENNDCLLMVDEVQTGIGRTGKPFAHQHFGIEPDIFTTAKGLGNGLPVGAMIGKAHLKEAFGAGSHGSTFGGNPVAMAAAKATLEEIFQPAFLQDVEEKGHFFKEQLQTALVSSSRVKEVRGKGLILGIECEDAVGDVILQLQKEGLLVLVAGPNVIRLLPPLIVSKEEIEIAVKKLANVLK
- a CDS encoding carbamoyl phosphate synthase small subunit, yielding MKGFLSLASGETFEGTIHHLKEEQTGELVVYTGMSGFQEVMTNPAYAGKLVVFSYPFIGRCGINEVSGESDEIQVDGVIMHEVSENAYHYEATKTVRDYLEENQIPYMTNVDTRSIVKTMTKTGVQTASMSERKNPPLIQKEKKHFSTPYTQIGDGSIHLAVIDFGISRSSLQLLQQENVTLTFVKANNALQTIQRLPIDGVMFTNGSSERIHPTIQKEEIKQLVQAYPTLALGLGLQVILEAFGSSFHPLPFGHFGNNYPMIDEKTEKVYITSQHHLYTLDESTLPESFTVRFRNGNDQSIEGVEHDMYSFLGLQCPIQSSILSVIQSFILSLQAKEEE
- a CDS encoding carbamoyl phosphate synthase large subunit, with the translated sequence MPKDNRIQSVLVIGSGPIVIGQAAEFDYAGTQACMTLKEEGIRVILINNNPATIMTDDTFSDVVYFEPLTVENIEKIIQKERPDGLLASLGGQTGLNLALALDKQGILDKYGVRLLGTSIEAIIKGEDREVFRSLMYELNEPVPESEIVSSVEEAVAFSERVGFPIIIRPAYTLGGSGGGIVYSKDELMATVKFGLELSPIHQCLIEMSIAGYKEIEYEMMRDANDTCIAICNMENVDPVGVHTGDSIVVAPTMTLTHEENKMLHEASVKIIRALGIIGGCNIQFALHPESKQYYLIEVNPRVSRSSALASKATGYPIAKMTTKLALGYRLDEVVNPVTGYTYAAFEPAIDYIVVKFPRFPFDKFREADRTLGTQMKATGEVMAIGSNLTGAFQKAIRSLELKTESFYLKELQDWSYEALWTAVKHIDDRRFFAILELLKRGETTGNIHQETKINYLYLDALHHLVQLETEIQTKDWQTISKEVFQSYKENGFTDVQLANLWGVTEQEVTKKRKSLGIIPSYKMVDTCAGEFTAETPYFYSTWSGENEAIPSNKKKVVILGSGPIRIGQGIEFDYCSVHGVFALKQAGYETIMINNNPETVSTDYVISDRLYFEPLTIEDVMAIIALEQPEGVIVQFGGQTAISLAEQLEKRGVALFGTKSATIDMLEDRDLFYQFLNKINLPHIPGKIGLDEQDVFIKAEEIGYPVLVRPSFVIGGQGMAVLKDAAAIKNYLHKQQHDGLFPILIDAYYPGKEIEVDCITDGQTIHIPALIEHIERAGVHSGDSMAFIPAQTLTEKEKRKVYAYTKKIAHNMDFKGLFNIQFVIYQEELYVLEINPRASRTVPVLSKITGQPLVKWAINCLLNRPLQPVEQVECNMITVKAPIFSTLKLKGLDPLLGPEMKSTGELMAMAKTKEEALHKVFSWSEQQKLSLYEKSGELLIDPTSIETAQLKEIIEVCIKAHITPVVTESIALEIPVKRVESFVQWVNSEQALAVFSIANTESSKKQRVKALSLNKSVFTEWPTLLAAITGARVQHQTVTPIQEWLNESKKEVIKQ
- the argF gene encoding ornithine carbamoyltransferase, with protein sequence MSYVEKAKKIGLTNKDCLAMTDLSKEQIIQLVELAIDLKKIKASGEVIEPLKGKTLGMIFEKSSTRTRVSFEAGMTQLGGHALFLSSNDLQIGRGETIADTAHVLSEFIDAIMIRTFKHETVEEIAEHASIPVINGLTDLSHPCQVLADLQTIYEHKGTFENITLAYVGDGNNNMANSLLVGAAKVGINCTIVTHPKYEPEAFVLETAQAIAAETGAVLKVVNDPVEGVKDADFIYTDVWTSMGFEDEAKVRLEKLMPYQVNTELVSHAKDDYLFLHCLPAHRGEEVTADVIDDEKHSVVFQEAGNRLHAQKALLLALLA
- a CDS encoding undecaprenyl-diphosphate phosphatase, whose protein sequence is MLENILIYLFLGLLQGFTEPIPISSSGHLVIAQEIFQIENPGLSFEVLVNTASLIAILIIYRSDLLRLIINGWNHFMNKKRTEETKADFMFIVYLIIATIPAAVIGLLFNDFISGKLKGIHIIGVTLMITGLALWLIRNLRGRKGDQNLSVKDAIIVGFAQAIALIPGISRSGATIVASMALGMKQETALRFSFLLYIPVSVGAMILEGKDMITDPQLSTLAIPYLIAFVASLIASYFSLKWFMGIMERGNLKYFAIYCFIVGPLVLIFL
- a CDS encoding DnaJ domain-containing protein; this translates as MEFQDYYAILGVSKQATTQEIKKAYRKLAKKYHPDLNKEPGASEKFKQINEAYEVLSDEEKRKRYDELGDNWGNYQGYNSSPFGNSYRTYSTGDSSFSDFFDTFFKDVFSSSQTNPFEEFESRSSYQENLADEQLTLFLTLEQVYRGDKVMVRMPNGERLHVKIPKGIKEGKKIRIPNKGTRGQDVYLKIVYQPHPYFQVDGDNLTAHLVIAPHQAALGAQGSVPLLNGQSIEVKIPKGTRTNQKLRIRNKGLTEKGHLFLQIIIDIPTPLTKKEVALYEQLQQERSFTPYLKS